A genomic segment from Salmo trutta chromosome 38, fSalTru1.1, whole genome shotgun sequence encodes:
- the LOC115178074 gene encoding zinc finger protein OZF isoform X3, whose product MDVVETKVPGSPGPKCIHGDEVTQTLRVVKQEDCGPLTTPLTTYLSFAHVKTEEEEEEIWGVAHPSTGFFNVKKEEEEEFIVYPIQPNDNPSPTSDITSHSSDDSSPDNGPRATPDKNNPRHNNNPRSGPASGGAPDKDPASGEDGEERSPQISANPGTKPNKTKGGHQRPFPCSRCGKRLSTTVSLDKHQIIHTRLRPYPCSVPACTKRFCSPAELKRHTLTHTGERPFPCPDCDKSFTILAALKTHQRTHTGERPYVCEVCGKGFAQTGNLKSHERRHTGERPFSCSFCGKTFVESGHLKKHQRIHTGEKPYHCSSCPMKFPSSSELRVHEKIHSQDKPHSCSYCGKAFKQLSNLKLHQRIHSDEKPYACSYCEKTFRAQGTLKVHLRTHTGERPYPCLDCDKRFITSSELKVHQRIHTGEKPFYCYDCGKSYYQLKQLKEHMKFNPDHSTTRSGLNNIEDELYSTSRHDDVTMS is encoded by the exons ATGGACGTGGTG GAGACCAAAGTCCCAGGATCCCCTGGGCCCAAATGTATACATGGGGATGAAGTAACGCAGACCCTGAGGGTGGTGAAGCAGGAGGACTGTGGGCCCCTAACAACACCCTTAACAACGTACCTGAGTTTTGCCCATGTGAAaacagaagaagaggaggaagagatatGGGGTGTGGCTCACCCAAGTACAG GGTTCTTCAACGtcaagaaggaggaagaggaagaattTATAGTATATCCTATACAGCCTA ATGACAACCCAAGCCCCACTTCTGACATTACCAGCCACAGTTCTGACGACTCCAGCCCTGACAATGGCCCTAGAGCCACCCCTGACAAGAACAACCCCCGCCATAACAACAACCCCAGGTCTGGCCCTGCCAGTGGAGGGGCACCGGACAAGGACCCTGCATccggagaggatggagaggagaggagcccccAGATCTCAGCAAACCCAGGGACTAAGCCCAACAAGACCAAAGGCGGTCATCAGAGGCCGTTCCCCTGCTCTAGGTGTGGGAAGCGTTTATCCACCACTGTTAGCTTAGACAAACACCAGATCATCCACACCCGACTGAGACCGTACCCCTGCTCCGTACCGGCCTGCACCAAGAGGTTCTGCTCACCAGCCGAGCTGaagagacacacactcacacacacag GAGAGAGACCCTTCCCCTGTCCAGACTGTGACAAGAGCTTCACCATATTGGCTGCTTTAAAGAcccaccagagaacacacacaggagagagaccgtACGTCTGTGAGGTGTGTGGAAAG ggCTTCGCCCAAACGGGGAACCTGAAATCCCACGAGCGCAGGCACACCGGAGAGAGACCGTTCTCCTGCTCCTTCTGTGGGAAGACATTTGTAGAGTCTGGTCATCTGAAGAAGCACCAGCGTatccatacaggagagaagccgtacCACTGCAGCAGCTGCCCCATGAAGTTCCCTTCCTCCAGCGAGCTCAG GGTCCATGAGAAGATCCACAGCCAGGACAAGCCTCACAGCTGTTCCTACTGCGGCAAGGCATTCAAACAGCTGTCCAACCTCAAGCTCCACCAGAGAATTCACTCTGACGAGAAGCCTTACGCCTGCTCCTACTGCGAGAAGACCTTCCGTGCTCAGGGGACCTTAAAG GTGCACCTgaggactcacacaggagagaggccttACCCCTGCTTAGACTGTGACAAGCGTTTCATCACGTCCTCAGAGTTAAAGGTACACCAGaggattcacacaggagagaagcccttCTACTGCtatgactgtgggaagagttactaTCAGCTGAAGCAGCTGAAGGAACATATGAAGTTCAACCCGGACCACAGCACCACACGTAGCGGACTCAATAAC ATAGAGGACGAGCTCTACTCTACGTCACGACATGATGATGTAACGATGTCTTGA
- the LOC115178074 gene encoding zinc finger protein OZF isoform X2, whose amino-acid sequence MDVVETKVPGSPGPKCIHGDEVTQTLRVVKQEDCGPLTTPLTTYLSFAHVKTEEEEEEIWGVAHPSTGFFNVKKEEEEEFIVYPIQPNDNPSPTSDITSHSSDDSSPDNGPRATPDKNNPRHNNNPRSGPASGGAPDKDPASGEDGEERSPQISANPGTKPNKTKGGHQRPFPCSRCGKRLSTTVSLDKHQIIHTRLRPYPCSVPACTKRFCSPAELKRHTLTHTGERPFPCPDCDKSFTILAALKTHQRTHTGERPYVCEVCGKGFAQTGNLKSHERRHTGERPFSCSFCGKTFVESGHLKKHQRIHTGEKPYHCSSCPMKFPSSSELRVHEKIHSQDKPHSCSYCGKAFKQLSNLKLHQRIHSDEKPYACSYCEKTFRAQGTLKVHLRTHTGERPYPCLDCDKRFITSSELKVHQRIHTGEKPFYCYDCGKSYYQLKQLKEHMKFNPDHSTTRSGLNNIEDEDKLYSTSRHDDVTMS is encoded by the exons ATGGACGTGGTG GAGACCAAAGTCCCAGGATCCCCTGGGCCCAAATGTATACATGGGGATGAAGTAACGCAGACCCTGAGGGTGGTGAAGCAGGAGGACTGTGGGCCCCTAACAACACCCTTAACAACGTACCTGAGTTTTGCCCATGTGAAaacagaagaagaggaggaagagatatGGGGTGTGGCTCACCCAAGTACAG GGTTCTTCAACGtcaagaaggaggaagaggaagaattTATAGTATATCCTATACAGCCTA ATGACAACCCAAGCCCCACTTCTGACATTACCAGCCACAGTTCTGACGACTCCAGCCCTGACAATGGCCCTAGAGCCACCCCTGACAAGAACAACCCCCGCCATAACAACAACCCCAGGTCTGGCCCTGCCAGTGGAGGGGCACCGGACAAGGACCCTGCATccggagaggatggagaggagaggagcccccAGATCTCAGCAAACCCAGGGACTAAGCCCAACAAGACCAAAGGCGGTCATCAGAGGCCGTTCCCCTGCTCTAGGTGTGGGAAGCGTTTATCCACCACTGTTAGCTTAGACAAACACCAGATCATCCACACCCGACTGAGACCGTACCCCTGCTCCGTACCGGCCTGCACCAAGAGGTTCTGCTCACCAGCCGAGCTGaagagacacacactcacacacacag GAGAGAGACCCTTCCCCTGTCCAGACTGTGACAAGAGCTTCACCATATTGGCTGCTTTAAAGAcccaccagagaacacacacaggagagagaccgtACGTCTGTGAGGTGTGTGGAAAG ggCTTCGCCCAAACGGGGAACCTGAAATCCCACGAGCGCAGGCACACCGGAGAGAGACCGTTCTCCTGCTCCTTCTGTGGGAAGACATTTGTAGAGTCTGGTCATCTGAAGAAGCACCAGCGTatccatacaggagagaagccgtacCACTGCAGCAGCTGCCCCATGAAGTTCCCTTCCTCCAGCGAGCTCAG GGTCCATGAGAAGATCCACAGCCAGGACAAGCCTCACAGCTGTTCCTACTGCGGCAAGGCATTCAAACAGCTGTCCAACCTCAAGCTCCACCAGAGAATTCACTCTGACGAGAAGCCTTACGCCTGCTCCTACTGCGAGAAGACCTTCCGTGCTCAGGGGACCTTAAAG GTGCACCTgaggactcacacaggagagaggccttACCCCTGCTTAGACTGTGACAAGCGTTTCATCACGTCCTCAGAGTTAAAGGTACACCAGaggattcacacaggagagaagcccttCTACTGCtatgactgtgggaagagttactaTCAGCTGAAGCAGCTGAAGGAACATATGAAGTTCAACCCGGACCACAGCACCACACGTAGCGGACTCAATAACATAGAGGACGAGGACAAGCTCTACTCTACGTCACGCC ATGATGATGTAACGATGTCTTGA
- the LOC115178074 gene encoding zinc finger protein OZF isoform X5 produces MDVVETKVPGSPGPKCIHGDEVTQTLRVVKQEDCGPLTTPLTTYLSFAHVKTEEEEEEIWGVAHPSTDDNPSPTSDITSHSSDDSSPDNGPRATPDKNNPRHNNNPRSGPASGGAPDKDPASGEDGEERSPQISANPGTKPNKTKGGHQRPFPCSRCGKRLSTTVSLDKHQIIHTRLRPYPCSVPACTKRFCSPAELKRHTLTHTGERPFPCPDCDKSFTILAALKTHQRTHTGERPYVCEVCGKGFAQTGNLKSHERRHTGERPFSCSFCGKTFVESGHLKKHQRIHTGEKPYHCSSCPMKFPSSSELRVHEKIHSQDKPHSCSYCGKAFKQLSNLKLHQRIHSDEKPYACSYCEKTFRAQGTLKVHLRTHTGERPYPCLDCDKRFITSSELKVHQRIHTGEKPFYCYDCGKSYYQLKQLKEHMKFNPDHSTTRSGLNNIEDEDKLYSTSRHDDVTMS; encoded by the exons ATGGACGTGGTG GAGACCAAAGTCCCAGGATCCCCTGGGCCCAAATGTATACATGGGGATGAAGTAACGCAGACCCTGAGGGTGGTGAAGCAGGAGGACTGTGGGCCCCTAACAACACCCTTAACAACGTACCTGAGTTTTGCCCATGTGAAaacagaagaagaggaggaagagatatGGGGTGTGGCTCACCCAAGTACAG ATGACAACCCAAGCCCCACTTCTGACATTACCAGCCACAGTTCTGACGACTCCAGCCCTGACAATGGCCCTAGAGCCACCCCTGACAAGAACAACCCCCGCCATAACAACAACCCCAGGTCTGGCCCTGCCAGTGGAGGGGCACCGGACAAGGACCCTGCATccggagaggatggagaggagaggagcccccAGATCTCAGCAAACCCAGGGACTAAGCCCAACAAGACCAAAGGCGGTCATCAGAGGCCGTTCCCCTGCTCTAGGTGTGGGAAGCGTTTATCCACCACTGTTAGCTTAGACAAACACCAGATCATCCACACCCGACTGAGACCGTACCCCTGCTCCGTACCGGCCTGCACCAAGAGGTTCTGCTCACCAGCCGAGCTGaagagacacacactcacacacacag GAGAGAGACCCTTCCCCTGTCCAGACTGTGACAAGAGCTTCACCATATTGGCTGCTTTAAAGAcccaccagagaacacacacaggagagagaccgtACGTCTGTGAGGTGTGTGGAAAG ggCTTCGCCCAAACGGGGAACCTGAAATCCCACGAGCGCAGGCACACCGGAGAGAGACCGTTCTCCTGCTCCTTCTGTGGGAAGACATTTGTAGAGTCTGGTCATCTGAAGAAGCACCAGCGTatccatacaggagagaagccgtacCACTGCAGCAGCTGCCCCATGAAGTTCCCTTCCTCCAGCGAGCTCAG GGTCCATGAGAAGATCCACAGCCAGGACAAGCCTCACAGCTGTTCCTACTGCGGCAAGGCATTCAAACAGCTGTCCAACCTCAAGCTCCACCAGAGAATTCACTCTGACGAGAAGCCTTACGCCTGCTCCTACTGCGAGAAGACCTTCCGTGCTCAGGGGACCTTAAAG GTGCACCTgaggactcacacaggagagaggccttACCCCTGCTTAGACTGTGACAAGCGTTTCATCACGTCCTCAGAGTTAAAGGTACACCAGaggattcacacaggagagaagcccttCTACTGCtatgactgtgggaagagttactaTCAGCTGAAGCAGCTGAAGGAACATATGAAGTTCAACCCGGACCACAGCACCACACGTAGCGGACTCAATAACATAGAGGACGAGGACAAGCTCTACTCTACGTCACGCCATGATGATGTAACGATGTCTTGA
- the LOC115178074 gene encoding zinc finger protein OZF isoform X4 has product MDVVETKVPGSPGPKCIHGDEVTQTLRVVKQEDCGPLTTPLTTYLSFAHVKTEEEEEEIWGVAHPSTGFFNVKKEEEEEFIVYPIQPNDNPSPTSDITSHSSDDSSPDNGPRATPDKNNPRHNNNPRSGPASGGAPDKDPASGEDGEERSPQISANPGTKPNKTKGGHQRPFPCSRCGKRLSTTVSLDKHQIIHTRLRPYPCSVPACTKRFCSPAELKRHTLTHTGERPFPCPDCDKSFTILAALKTHQRTHTGERPYVCEGFAQTGNLKSHERRHTGERPFSCSFCGKTFVESGHLKKHQRIHTGEKPYHCSSCPMKFPSSSELRVHEKIHSQDKPHSCSYCGKAFKQLSNLKLHQRIHSDEKPYACSYCEKTFRAQGTLKVHLRTHTGERPYPCLDCDKRFITSSELKVHQRIHTGEKPFYCYDCGKSYYQLKQLKEHMKFNPDHSTTRSGLNNIEDEDKLYSTSRHDDVTMS; this is encoded by the exons ATGGACGTGGTG GAGACCAAAGTCCCAGGATCCCCTGGGCCCAAATGTATACATGGGGATGAAGTAACGCAGACCCTGAGGGTGGTGAAGCAGGAGGACTGTGGGCCCCTAACAACACCCTTAACAACGTACCTGAGTTTTGCCCATGTGAAaacagaagaagaggaggaagagatatGGGGTGTGGCTCACCCAAGTACAG GGTTCTTCAACGtcaagaaggaggaagaggaagaattTATAGTATATCCTATACAGCCTA ATGACAACCCAAGCCCCACTTCTGACATTACCAGCCACAGTTCTGACGACTCCAGCCCTGACAATGGCCCTAGAGCCACCCCTGACAAGAACAACCCCCGCCATAACAACAACCCCAGGTCTGGCCCTGCCAGTGGAGGGGCACCGGACAAGGACCCTGCATccggagaggatggagaggagaggagcccccAGATCTCAGCAAACCCAGGGACTAAGCCCAACAAGACCAAAGGCGGTCATCAGAGGCCGTTCCCCTGCTCTAGGTGTGGGAAGCGTTTATCCACCACTGTTAGCTTAGACAAACACCAGATCATCCACACCCGACTGAGACCGTACCCCTGCTCCGTACCGGCCTGCACCAAGAGGTTCTGCTCACCAGCCGAGCTGaagagacacacactcacacacacag GAGAGAGACCCTTCCCCTGTCCAGACTGTGACAAGAGCTTCACCATATTGGCTGCTTTAAAGAcccaccagagaacacacacaggagagagaccgtACGTCTGTGAG ggCTTCGCCCAAACGGGGAACCTGAAATCCCACGAGCGCAGGCACACCGGAGAGAGACCGTTCTCCTGCTCCTTCTGTGGGAAGACATTTGTAGAGTCTGGTCATCTGAAGAAGCACCAGCGTatccatacaggagagaagccgtacCACTGCAGCAGCTGCCCCATGAAGTTCCCTTCCTCCAGCGAGCTCAG GGTCCATGAGAAGATCCACAGCCAGGACAAGCCTCACAGCTGTTCCTACTGCGGCAAGGCATTCAAACAGCTGTCCAACCTCAAGCTCCACCAGAGAATTCACTCTGACGAGAAGCCTTACGCCTGCTCCTACTGCGAGAAGACCTTCCGTGCTCAGGGGACCTTAAAG GTGCACCTgaggactcacacaggagagaggccttACCCCTGCTTAGACTGTGACAAGCGTTTCATCACGTCCTCAGAGTTAAAGGTACACCAGaggattcacacaggagagaagcccttCTACTGCtatgactgtgggaagagttactaTCAGCTGAAGCAGCTGAAGGAACATATGAAGTTCAACCCGGACCACAGCACCACACGTAGCGGACTCAATAACATAGAGGACGAGGACAAGCTCTACTCTACGTCACGCCATGATGATGTAACGATGTCTTGA
- the LOC115178074 gene encoding zinc finger protein OZF isoform X1, translating to MDVVETKVPGSPGPKCIHGDEVTQTLRVVKQEDCGPLTTPLTTYLSFAHVKTEEEEEEIWGVAHPSTGFFNVKKEEEEEFIVYPIQPNDNPSPTSDITSHSSDDSSPDNGPRATPDKNNPRHNNNPRSGPASGGAPDKDPASGEDGEERSPQISANPGTKPNKTKGGHQRPFPCSRCGKRLSTTVSLDKHQIIHTRLRPYPCSVPACTKRFCSPAELKRHTLTHTGERPFPCPDCDKSFTILAALKTHQRTHTGERPYVCEVCGKGFAQTGNLKSHERRHTGERPFSCSFCGKTFVESGHLKKHQRIHTGEKPYHCSSCPMKFPSSSELRVHEKIHSQDKPHSCSYCGKAFKQLSNLKLHQRIHSDEKPYACSYCEKTFRAQGTLKVHLRTHTGERPYPCLDCDKRFITSSELKVHQRIHTGEKPFYCYDCGKSYYQLKQLKEHMKFNPDHSTTRSGLNNIEDEDKLYSTSRHDDVTMS from the exons ATGGACGTGGTG GAGACCAAAGTCCCAGGATCCCCTGGGCCCAAATGTATACATGGGGATGAAGTAACGCAGACCCTGAGGGTGGTGAAGCAGGAGGACTGTGGGCCCCTAACAACACCCTTAACAACGTACCTGAGTTTTGCCCATGTGAAaacagaagaagaggaggaagagatatGGGGTGTGGCTCACCCAAGTACAG GGTTCTTCAACGtcaagaaggaggaagaggaagaattTATAGTATATCCTATACAGCCTA ATGACAACCCAAGCCCCACTTCTGACATTACCAGCCACAGTTCTGACGACTCCAGCCCTGACAATGGCCCTAGAGCCACCCCTGACAAGAACAACCCCCGCCATAACAACAACCCCAGGTCTGGCCCTGCCAGTGGAGGGGCACCGGACAAGGACCCTGCATccggagaggatggagaggagaggagcccccAGATCTCAGCAAACCCAGGGACTAAGCCCAACAAGACCAAAGGCGGTCATCAGAGGCCGTTCCCCTGCTCTAGGTGTGGGAAGCGTTTATCCACCACTGTTAGCTTAGACAAACACCAGATCATCCACACCCGACTGAGACCGTACCCCTGCTCCGTACCGGCCTGCACCAAGAGGTTCTGCTCACCAGCCGAGCTGaagagacacacactcacacacacag GAGAGAGACCCTTCCCCTGTCCAGACTGTGACAAGAGCTTCACCATATTGGCTGCTTTAAAGAcccaccagagaacacacacaggagagagaccgtACGTCTGTGAGGTGTGTGGAAAG ggCTTCGCCCAAACGGGGAACCTGAAATCCCACGAGCGCAGGCACACCGGAGAGAGACCGTTCTCCTGCTCCTTCTGTGGGAAGACATTTGTAGAGTCTGGTCATCTGAAGAAGCACCAGCGTatccatacaggagagaagccgtacCACTGCAGCAGCTGCCCCATGAAGTTCCCTTCCTCCAGCGAGCTCAG GGTCCATGAGAAGATCCACAGCCAGGACAAGCCTCACAGCTGTTCCTACTGCGGCAAGGCATTCAAACAGCTGTCCAACCTCAAGCTCCACCAGAGAATTCACTCTGACGAGAAGCCTTACGCCTGCTCCTACTGCGAGAAGACCTTCCGTGCTCAGGGGACCTTAAAG GTGCACCTgaggactcacacaggagagaggccttACCCCTGCTTAGACTGTGACAAGCGTTTCATCACGTCCTCAGAGTTAAAGGTACACCAGaggattcacacaggagagaagcccttCTACTGCtatgactgtgggaagagttactaTCAGCTGAAGCAGCTGAAGGAACATATGAAGTTCAACCCGGACCACAGCACCACACGTAGCGGACTCAATAACATAGAGGACGAGGACAAGCTCTACTCTACGTCACGCCATGATGATGTAACGATGTCTTGA